Proteins encoded by one window of Lycium barbarum isolate Lr01 chromosome 11, ASM1917538v2, whole genome shotgun sequence:
- the LOC132620183 gene encoding uncharacterized protein LOC132620183 produces MVKIDLQRAYDSVEWIFLEKVLEALCFPPKFIQWLMECIHTVHYSILLNGEPTETFDTAKGLRQGDPISPYLFAIAMEYLSRCLHTLKENKDFKFHLKCARLGITHLCFADDLLLFARGDTGSISAMYNCFQIFSQASGLYANVGKSCFYFGGITPTVQNTLLQQIVFGLEIICAAMTPLINKIVARISSWTAKKLSYARRTQLVQSVLFGVQSHWAQLFVIPAAILKASWMVKQIIEVRGVFELQQQLWNQQPVNIRDIYLVLLGDRPRVSWKSLMFANGARPKAIFTLWLQIQNRLMTTDRLTTWGIDVDHNCKPYQGHTETRDHLYIHC; encoded by the exons ATGGTAAAGATTGACCTACAGAGAGCATATGACTCTGTAGAATGGATATTTCTAGAGAAAGTATTAGAAGCATTATGTTTCCCACCTAAGTTCATTCAATGGCTTATGGAGTGTATTCATACAGTTCATTATTCAATCTTGTTAAATGGAGAACCAACTGAGACTTTTGATACTGCTAAGGGCCTTAGGCAAGGGGACCCAATATCCCCTTACCTCTTTGCTATTGCCATGGAGTACCTCAGTAGATGCCTACACACTCTTAAAGAGAATAAAGATTTCAAGTTCCACCTTAAATGTGCCAGGCTAGGTATCACCCACTTATGTTTTGCAGATGATCTTTTATTATTTGCTAGAGGGGATACTGGATCTATCAGTGCCATGTACAACTGCTTTCAAATATTCTCACAAGCTTCAGGGCTATATGCAAATGTGGGGAAAAGCTGCTTTTATTTTGGGGGCATTACTCCTACAGTGCAAAATACTCTCCTTCAGCAAATTGTTTTTGGGCTAG AAATTATTTGTGCTGCAATGACCCCTTTGATTAACAAGATAGTTGCAAGAATATCATCTTGGACAGCTAAGAAGCTGTCATACGCAAGGAGGACACAGTTGGTTCAATCAGTGCTATTTGGAGTTCAATCACACTGGGCACAGCTATTTGTTATACCTGCAGCTATTCTAAAA GCATCTTGGATGGTTAAACAAATTATTGAAGTTAGAGGAGTATTTGAACTGCAACAACAATTATGGAATCAACAACCAGTGAACATCAGAGATATCTACTTGGTGCTCTTAGGAGATAGGCCTAGAGTTTCATGGAAAAGCTTAATGTTTGCCAATGGAGCAaggccaaaggctatatttactcTATGGCTTCAGATACAAAATAGACTGATGACTACAGATAGACTCACTACATGGGGGATAGATGTTGACCACAACTGCAAACCATATCAAGGGCATACTGAAACCAGAGATCATTTATACATTCACTGTTAG